One stretch of Burkholderia oklahomensis C6786 DNA includes these proteins:
- a CDS encoding GNAT family N-acetyltransferase — translation MRRVMLDRSDEVMRFVADRTGESRYDDYATIGLEKDGCIVAGVVYQGHNGPNVLMHFALDGSRHLITPAFVCAVFTYPFQVLCCNRVTGLVRVDNHDAQRLDEHLGFVREGVMRAGANDGTDFILYGMLRRECRFLSGRYFEALRIELPRIAGGSRGAASPAKGGAAGASLSAATGS, via the coding sequence ATGCGCCGCGTGATGCTGGATCGCAGCGATGAAGTCATGCGCTTCGTCGCGGACAGGACAGGAGAAAGCCGTTACGACGACTATGCGACGATTGGTCTCGAGAAGGACGGTTGCATTGTCGCGGGCGTTGTCTATCAAGGACACAACGGCCCCAACGTGCTGATGCATTTCGCGCTTGATGGATCGCGCCATCTGATCACGCCCGCGTTCGTCTGCGCGGTGTTTACGTATCCGTTCCAGGTGCTGTGCTGCAATCGTGTGACGGGGCTCGTGCGGGTCGACAATCACGACGCGCAGCGGCTGGACGAACATCTCGGATTCGTTCGGGAGGGCGTGATGCGTGCGGGTGCGAACGATGGGACGGACTTCATCCTGTATGGGATGCTCAGGCGCGAGTGCCGGTTTCTGAGCGGTCGATATTTCGAGGCGCTGCGGATCGAGTTGCCCAGAATCGCCGGTGGATCTCGCGGCGCGGCTTCGCCGGCGAAAGGCGGCGCGGCCGGCGCAAGCCTATCGGCTGCGACCGGCAGCTAA
- a CDS encoding type III effector HrpK domain-containing protein, whose protein sequence is MTTSPILATNRQCVDPTGYDSTDAPGPGTAALQSVETQLHQLLRDLMARQLQGGVATAQRQNIDVRAGAANGAARYVPLDDYAGQYDRADLGRWSDLTAPGQGVSLERPFAAMQILAGVAGPSGRKPSEAENAAALQFVEDNPSLKTAMRNIGALKADGGIDPEKVGNLLREVEANLTLADDNVKTYLKNHPNASRDALDTVRAAALLQAYDPIAGESAGHQSNGKNNSYSGGKNGGGLTTKQQVADLQNNEGFSSALKSAAKAWSTSGAFDALDRSGDDKAIEKADGIFSANNLSHFITNDAPASEASDQQFLKRASLENITAGTDIGKLDQDIFAHPQRYSPQQKAAVMVKLMETLVDVQAGGADKLRDVTATVAALKRDILTLANDPATSAYLQQTVPPAMQSLNATFERAGGLVGGPGAEIASVVGGNCANQVDARNVVNQVHDRLDDARNAAKRLGKLAESDGSEAASVAESAADGTESTVAGAAEGAGETATCAADGAEGAVAVVADGVEGAVAGAEGAVAGAEAGAGAAEGVMGAVAGGLAAAAPVLAAGAAIAGIAGIVMAIVEAVKKHQNQSAFAANVNPTLNQFGIPLPK, encoded by the coding sequence CAGCTTCATCAATTGCTGCGTGATTTGATGGCGCGTCAGTTGCAGGGTGGCGTCGCGACGGCGCAGCGACAGAACATCGATGTCCGCGCCGGTGCCGCGAACGGCGCGGCTCGGTATGTTCCGCTCGACGACTACGCCGGGCAGTATGATCGGGCAGATCTGGGCCGGTGGTCCGATCTGACTGCGCCTGGTCAAGGCGTGTCGCTCGAGCGGCCGTTCGCGGCAATGCAAATTCTGGCCGGAGTGGCGGGGCCGTCGGGTCGTAAGCCGAGCGAAGCCGAGAACGCGGCCGCGCTGCAGTTCGTCGAAGACAATCCATCGCTGAAGACCGCGATGCGGAACATCGGCGCACTGAAGGCGGATGGCGGCATCGACCCGGAGAAGGTTGGAAATTTGTTGCGAGAGGTCGAGGCGAATCTCACGCTCGCGGACGATAACGTAAAGACGTACCTGAAGAATCATCCGAACGCCAGTCGGGATGCGCTCGATACGGTTCGTGCGGCTGCATTGCTACAAGCCTATGATCCGATCGCGGGCGAATCGGCGGGACACCAGTCGAACGGAAAGAACAACAGCTATAGCGGCGGCAAGAACGGCGGCGGCCTGACGACGAAGCAGCAAGTCGCGGATCTGCAGAATAATGAAGGCTTCAGTTCGGCGCTGAAGAGCGCAGCGAAAGCATGGTCGACGAGCGGAGCATTCGATGCGCTCGATCGTAGCGGCGACGACAAGGCGATCGAAAAAGCCGACGGAATATTTTCGGCCAATAACCTGTCGCATTTCATCACGAACGACGCGCCGGCGAGCGAGGCGTCAGACCAGCAGTTCCTGAAGCGCGCGAGTCTCGAGAACATTACCGCCGGGACGGACATCGGCAAGCTCGATCAGGATATCTTCGCCCATCCGCAGCGCTATTCGCCCCAGCAGAAGGCCGCGGTAATGGTCAAGCTGATGGAGACACTGGTCGATGTGCAAGCGGGCGGCGCGGACAAACTGCGCGATGTCACCGCGACGGTGGCTGCGCTGAAGCGGGACATTCTGACGCTGGCGAACGATCCCGCGACGAGCGCCTACTTGCAGCAAACGGTGCCGCCTGCGATGCAGAGCCTCAACGCGACGTTCGAGCGGGCCGGCGGCCTCGTCGGAGGTCCTGGCGCGGAAATCGCGAGCGTCGTCGGAGGGAACTGCGCGAACCAGGTTGACGCCCGAAACGTCGTGAACCAAGTACACGACAGACTCGACGATGCGAGAAATGCCGCAAAAAGACTGGGCAAGCTTGCGGAGAGCGACGGTTCGGAGGCGGCCAGCGTGGCGGAGAGTGCAGCTGACGGTACGGAAAGCACGGTGGCGGGCGCTGCGGAGGGCGCAGGAGAGACGGCGACGTGCGCGGCCGACGGCGCTGAAGGCGCGGTAGCGGTCGTTGCCGACGGCGTGGAGGGCGCAGTCGCTGGCGCCGAAGGCGCAGTGGCGGGGGCGGAGGCCGGCGCTGGTGCGGCCGAAGGCGTGATGGGCGCCGTGGCGGGCGGGTTGGCCGCGGCGGCGCCGGTGCTGGCGGCTGGCGCCGCGATTGCCGGCATCGCGGGTATCGTGATGGCGATCGTGGAGGCGGTGAAAAAGCACCAGAATCAGAGTGCATTCGCCGCGAACGTCAATCCAACGCTCAATCAATTCGGCATTCCGTTGCCGAAATGA